The Methanosarcinales archaeon genome includes the window AACTCGATCATTTCAGTACCGATCTCAATATCTTCTTCGATCTCCTCTATCTGGCTTGACTTATTCAGATTGATCTGAAATCGTTCCTGGTAGCTGTTTGTCACTACATTCTTGAAATTATAGCTCTTTCCTTCCTCCAGGCCTGGCAGTTCGGCACTGGCCCATTTTGTGAACTTTATTGTACCGCTTTCATCCCCGATCAAACCAACCTGGCCTATGCTTTCGTGGTTATTATCCCACAGCTGGGCTACCTTTGCTTTAATATTGATCCATTTTCCGTCAGCGTTAATGTCCTTAACTTTAACAGTGGGTGTATTTCCCTGCTGGGTATAGAAATCTCCACGGGGTATGTTATATTCTTTTAGAAAATAGTTGACTACACTTCTGCGTGCTTCTTCGGCCGGAACCTTGAACTCGTTCAAGAGTTTTTCAAGTCGGCTTTCGATCTCGCTTGTTGGTATATTGAATCCAATCTCACTGAAACGGTCTTCAATCTGCTTTGCTGTCTCTTTTATCATTTATCATTCCTCAAGCCTCCAGTTTGTTGTGTTTTGAGAGGCAATTGGAGATTCTTTGGGAGCTTAATATACTTTACTAAAGAGTGGGGTGAAAGTAATCTAAATTACAAAAATGAGATTGAAAAACATATAACTTTATATGTTCTAAACACTTTTTATTATTTACCTTTTTTAGAGTAAATGAAGATTTATTCTCAAAAAGGAGGAGAAAAATAATGGGATTAGTGGGGAAATATGTTATTATTACTTTGATTGGCGGGCGCCAACTAATGGGTAAGATTGTAGACGAAGATGCGGTGAGCATATATCTAAAAGAAGGTCCAAATCCAGCCTACTCCCATAAACCACCAGTGATAATACAAAGAGCCAGAATTGAGACCATTAATGTCAGATAAATTTTGATAATTTTATAGTATGATATAGTAATGAGCTGGCAAATCAAATTAGTATAAAGCATAAGATTAGGAGATAA containing:
- a CDS encoding replication factor A (Replication protein A protects and stabilize the intermediate ssDNA that is generated by the unwinding action of a DNA helicase at the replication fork. In addition, SSBs prevent the formation of secondary structures by single-stranded template DNA.), whose amino-acid sequence is MIKETAKQIEDRFSEIGFNIPTSEIESRLEKLLNEFKVPAEEARRSVVNYFLKEYNIPRGDFYTQQGNTPTVKVKDINADGKWINIKAKVAQLWDNNHESIGQVGLIGDESGTIKFTKWASAELPGLEEGKSYNFKNVVTNSYQERFQINLNKSSQIEEIEEDIEIGTEMIEFIGAMVGIQAGSGLIKRCPQCNRALIKGVCGEHGKVEGTYDLRIKAVLDNGHNVQDTLLNREVSERLTNITLEEAVHMATEALEQSVVVDKMKEQLVGRYYSVTGPRLDRYILIETISPLPPLERSQIEALLSSMEV